In Dasypus novemcinctus isolate mDasNov1 chromosome 8, mDasNov1.1.hap2, whole genome shotgun sequence, the genomic stretch ATTCCCAGGCTGATCTGTTTCAGCTGTTAACCTTGTTGGGAAGGGTCAGGGAGCAGAAAGGAGCCTCCTCTTTTTATGGAAGCAGTGGGTATCAGGGGAGCCCTGGATAGGATGGTGGGGGGCCTGGTTTGAGTCCTGTTCTCCTGCTGGCTCTCTGTGTCAACGTGAGCAAGTCCTTGCCTCGATCTGGTCCACAGCTTTGCCATCAGTCCCATCAAGGGGTTGGTGCTCCCTGGGAGACCACAGCTTTTTGGGAAGGAGATCATTCTTGGCTTGGGGTGAAGTCCTGTGGTTAGGGGAGAAGCTCCCCTTGAACTTGAACTCCTACCTTTCCCTGGCAGAAAGATCTTAAGAGTTGGGTGCAGGGGAACCTCACTGCCTGCGGccgctccctcttcctcttcgaTGAGATGGACAAGCTGCCCCCAGGCCTGATGGAGGTCCTGCAGCCTTTCCTGGGCTCCTCCTGGGTTGTATACGGGACCAATTATCGCAAAGCTATCTTCATCTTCATCAGGTGGGCCCGGGCTTTGCCGTGGGCGCAATGGGGGGACACTTCTCAGAGGTCCCAGCATTCAGTTTTGGCCTGTGGTCCCACAGCAGATTACCCATGGGACCAGCTGGGCCTCCCCAAGTACCCTCCCACTCTTGCTAGTAACAGTCATTCATGGTGCTGACTTCCCCTTTGGTGTTCTTAAAGCACATTCTGGGCTCAGTCTTTGGTCCTTGCCACTTCTTGGTGAGGAAGCCCTATTGGGTCAGAGTTTCCCCTCTTTTGTAGCTGGGAGGATACAGGCCTGGCAAAAGCAGGATACTGTGCTAATCCCAGCTTCAAGGGTctgagctgtgtttcctcaggcaaattacttcacctctctgaacaACAGGGCCAATATTATTGCCCTGCTGTCCTCCTAGAGGTTGGGTGAGGGGAAGTCAGTTACGGGACAGAAAAGTGGGTTGTAAACTGTAAGGTGCAAGGTACATGTAGGTGAATTACAGGGATCATGGCTGCGGATACAAGATCTGGAGAGGGGAAGTGGGTCCTGTGGAATGCGCGCCTGCTAGCACTGAGCAGGGCCGCCAGGCTCAGTTCATGTTCAGGTGGCCCCAGGGTAGTGAGAACCAAATTCTGGCCCCCGCTAGTCCTGTGTGATTCTTACCTGGGTCCCCGTGATTTTAGCAATACTGGTGGTGAGCAGATCAATCAGGTGGTGCTGGAGGCATGGCGCAGCCGCCGGGACCGCGAAGAGATCCGTCTGCAGGAGCTCGAGCCGGCCATCTCCCGGGCTGTGCTGGACAACCCGCACCGTGAGTTTGGCCCTGGGGCTTCATACCCAGACCCACCGGGTGGGACTGCCCGGGGTGGGCCAGGCATCTCCAGACATCTGATGCTCTGCCCTGTGGTCTAGGAGTTCAGAGCCCAGGCTTTGGTGCTCCTGGCTCTTTGGCCTTGGGCAAGTCTTACAACCTTCTCTGAGCCATACCCTTAGAAGGTGACTGAAAGGATTGAGGACGGCATCATACCTCCACTGCCCTCTGGAGGGTGGGGAGTCTGGGCTTCTCCCTGGCTCTGAGGCACAGGACCTTCTCCTCATCCACCCCTTCCTACAGATGGCTTCTGGCGCTCGGGCATCATGGAGGAACGCCTCCTGGATGTCGTGGTGCCCTTCCTCCCACTTCAGCGTCACCATGTGCGGCACTGCGTGCTCAACGAGCTGGCCCAGCTGGGCCTGGAGCCACGGGATGAGGTCATCCAGGCTGTGCTGGACAGCACCACCTTCTTTCCTGAGGATGAGCGGCTCTTTTCCTCCAATGGCTGCAAGACCGTGGCCTCCCGAATCACCTTCTTCCTCTGACTCTCCTGGGTGACATCCTTGCCCTCCCCCACCTGGCCAGGCCATCTAGGAAAGCTTTGGGGCCTCTGGCAGAGGGGCCCTTGTCCTACACCTCCCGGAGAACAGGACCCAGAGCACCGAGAGTAAAGAAGAGGACAGGTGTTGTCCAGGCCACAGGACGGAGGCCAGAACAGGCCCTGGCCACTTAACTGGTTTGAGGGCATCCTGGCCTCTGCTGCCCTCCCCAGGGAAACCCCAGGTCACCCAGAGCCTCATCAAGCTTTGATCACCCCTCTAGCTGGAGCCTTCTCAAAATATGAATTGCAACTCAGGGACTGTGGCTCATGGCCACACAGAAGGATTCTTTCCTTCCTGGGTCGATTTTCCCTAGACCTCTTCTCTGATGCCATACTCCCCAACCCTCCAGCACAATCCCTGTGTTTCAGTATCACGGAACCAGGCTGGGACTTCTCAGTCCCCACGGATGAAGGGTCTCAGGCTGGTATTTGGATTtggttttaaaagtttttaattttgtaaaagaagagaaCAAGCGAAATAAACTTAGCCATGGGACCAGAGGAATGTTGGCTGAGGTTTCTGATTGCTCTAGGAGGAGGCAGCTTTACTGGGTGGCGGGGGTGCCAGCATGTGTGTGTGTCAAATCTCTCCCTCTGCAGGTATTGAGGGGCTCAGTCGCCCCTTTAGAGAGCATCAGACCTGCTGGGGCGGTGGCCATGCATGGCCTCGGTTTTGCCGGGACTTTGGCTTGTGCTCTGGCTCCAGCTCTGGTCAGCTTCAGGCTTGCTGGGGCTCAAACTCAAGTTCCTAGTAGACTCAGTCCTTCGGGAATTCTGCCTTAGGCCCCAGGTGGCCTCGATCTTGTTGGGTCTTTGGCTCTGGCTCTGGCCCTGGCTCTGGCTCTGGCTTGGGCTCTCAGTGTCCTTGATCTTATTGGACCTCTGGCTTGGGTCACAAAAAGCCTCTGTCTTACTGGGCCTCCAGGTGGAGACTTGGGTAGCTTTGGTCTTGCTGGAACTTTGGCTTTGTTCCCAGCTCCAGCCTTGGGCATTATCAGACTTGCTAGGCCTCTGGCTCCTTCCAAGGGCAGCTTCAGCCACACTGGACCTCTGGCTCTGGTCCAGGGAAAACTTGGCCTTGCTGGGCCTATGGCTTGGGCCCTGGGTAGCCTCCATCTTGCTGGAGCTCTGACTTGCATCATAGGAAACTTTGACCTTGCTGAAACTTCGGCTCTGTCTCCTGCTCTGGCCCTGGGAAGCCTCATCCTTGCTGGGCTTGTGGTTCCTGCTCTGATCAACCTTGGCCTTCCTGGACTCTTGGCTCTGGTCCGGGGCAGTCTCAGGCTTGCTGGGCCTCTGGTCCAAGCCCTGGGCAGTCTCAGGCTTGCTGGGCCTCTGGTCCAAGCCCTGGGCAGTCTCAGGCTTGCTGGGCCTCTGGCCTAAGCCCTGAGCAGTCTCAGGCTTGCTGGGCCTCTGGCCTAAGCCCAGGGCAGTCTCAGGCTTGCTGGGCCTCTGGCCCAAGCCCTGGGCAGTCTCAGCTTTGCTAGAGCTCTGACCTGAGTCACAAAAAACCTTGGCCTTACTGAGACTTCGGCTCAGTCTCCTGCTCCGGCCCTGGGTAGCCTCGTCCTTGCTGGGCCTGTTGTTCCTGCTTTGGACAGCCTTGGCCTTACTGGGCCTCTGGCTCTGGTCCTGGGGAGTCTCAGTCTTGCCAGGCCTCTGGCCCAAGCCCTGGGCAGTCTCAGCTTTGCTAGAACTCTGCCTTAAGTCACAGAAAACCTTGGTCTTACTTGAACTTCGGTTCAGTCCCGAGCTCCAGCCCTGGGTGTAGGTAGCTTTTCTGGGCCCCTGTCTCTGGCTCCTGGTAGACTTGGCCCTGAGTCGCTGTCGTGGGCCCTGAGCAGCCTTGGTCTTGCTGGAGCCCTGACTCTGGTCCCCAGCAGCCTCTGTCTTGGTGCGGATCTGCCCCTGGCTTGGGCCATTGATTTCAGAGTCTGAGGAGAGCGTCTTCAGCAGTGAGGAGGTGGAGAGCGTCACCGCACTGGCTGAGGTGCTCCTGTATTCCTGGCAGATAGTGGATGACTCCGTCTCTGAGATGGATGTGACCCTGACTGGAAGGGTGTGCCAAGAGCACCTATCAGGCCTCCTTCCAGAGGTCAAGGCCTGCCCTGCTTTCCCTGTACAGCTTGAGAAAAAGGGGGCTTCCAGGCCTCATCTTGCCCTAGACTGCTGCAGCTTTGCCTGACCAAAGGAAGGCCTGCCCGAGCACTCCAGCTGACCCCCCGCTTGCAGCCTGAGCCTGTAGTGGCTACAAGGACCCCAGGCCCTATCTGCCCAGCCTCCGGCCCCTCCTCTGCTGGCTGCCCCTTGCCCTCTGTTCTCCAGCTCTAACCATCTACCTATGGGTCTCCCCTTGTCCAACCCTTCCCACATCTGGCTAAGCCCCACTCTTCCTTCAGGTCCTGGAAGCCCTCCGTGACTCCACCCAGAGGGGATTCAAAGCCCTCCTAGCCCTCTGGACTTCTCCTCTCACTGTACATCAAGGAACTCCTGGGCAAGGAGTCCCTGTGACCAGTGCTTGGCTCAGGCCTGGCTGGGGGCCTCAGGGCGCTTGTTGCATTGCAGTGCCTGGAAGGAAGGAGTGGAGTAGTCATACTCCCAGCCCTGCCGTGAACTGCTCACTTCAGTGTTTGGGACTTCATTTGGAACCACATACATGCTTTTTTTACTTTGTCCCTTCTGGTGTGCCTGGCAGAGTAGGGGATAAAAGCCCCTTGGACAAGCACTGGACTGTGTGCTTATTTCAGGGACGGGCCAGCAGGGCAGAGAGAAAAGGGAACAGGCCTGAGAGGGGAATGAGGGTGGACCTGGCAGCCACTCTGCAAAACTTCGTGGTGAGACTCAGCATCCCAGGCTCTGCTGGGTGGCATCTCACTGAGTCCTCACCACGACCCCCAAAACTGGGAATTATTGCTCCATGTTAtagtcacttgcccaaggtcacacccaAGTCAGTCTGATCTCTGAGCTCTCCCCCTTAGGCTGCTTTGGTCCACTCCGGGGCAAGGGCACTGGGGACTTACAGTCCAAGGTGGAGCCTGAGGAGGCCTGGTCGACATAGCTATCGGACAGGGACGTCACCTTGGCAGGGATGGGCTCCGGTTTCTGCTCCTGTAGCAGGAGACAGGTTGGGCAGTTGCAGGCCCTGGGAGGTCCCTGGGCCGGCAGCCCCGGCAGCCCCGGCAGCCCCAGCTCTGGAAAGCAGAAGgccctgggactttccagagttgTTCCGAGGAGGTTGGAGCTCCTCCGAGGCAAGGTTAGGGCTAAGACTGGACAGGAAGGGAGAGTGGCCAGGCAAGATGGGCATGGTACTGTGAGAAATGCAGGGCTCAAGGGGCtgcttgggcctcagtttccccatctgcaaaatgaaaaTTCGATTTCCTACTCATACCCAGGATGGGGCAGGCTTCTGTAAACTGTAAAGTGCTTTGCCGTGGTGGTTAGGGAGGAACTGAGGTGTGTCTACGTGCTTTAGATGTCTTATTCCATTCCATCCTCCTACCGTACTTAGGCAGGAGCAACTACCATTGCCATTCCACAGAcgaggaaaccaaggctctgaGCACTCAAGCCACTTGCCCAGGGCCACTCAGCTAAGAAATAGAGAAGCTGGAGTTGGAATCCAGGTCTGCTGGACTCCTCAGCCAGGCTCTTGGCTGCTGTCGCCTCTGCCAGCGTTCTCTCCTGCAGGCACTGAGGGCTGCACGGTGACTACAGGGCACTAACACACACTTGTGCCAGCTCTGATTGTACTCTGTAGGCGTCAGCTCAAGCTCACCCTGAGCCCGGGAGCTCACGATGATTCTGAGGCTACACAGATAAAAGTTGT encodes the following:
- the TOR2A gene encoding prosalusin isoform X1: MAAAKCSRQPWGSLLGLLGLVSAATAAWDLASLHCNFGIFCECDFRPDFQGLECDLAQHLAGQHLARVLVVKALKAFIEDPNPTKPLVLSLHGWTGTGKSYVSSLLAHYLFRGGLRSPHVHHFSPTIHFPHPSHTERYKKDLKSWVQGNLTACGRSLFLFDEMDKLPPGLMEVLQPFLGSSWVVYGTNYRKAIFIFISNTGGEQINQVVLEAWRSRRDREEIRLQELEPAISRAVLDNPHHGFWRSGIMEERLLDVVVPFLPLQRHHVRHCVLNELAQLGLEPRDEVIQAVLDSTTFFPEDERLFSSNGCKTVASRITFFL
- the TOR2A gene encoding prosalusin isoform X2; the encoded protein is MDKLPPGLMEVLQPFLGSSWVVYGTNYRKAIFIFISNTGGEQINQVVLEAWRSRRDREEIRLQELEPAISRAVLDNPHHGFWRSGIMEERLLDVVVPFLPLQRHHVRHCVLNELAQLGLEPRDEVIQAVLDSTTFFPEDERLFSSNGCKTVASRITFFL